From Quercus lobata isolate SW786 chromosome 1, ValleyOak3.0 Primary Assembly, whole genome shotgun sequence, one genomic window encodes:
- the LOC115989609 gene encoding O-glucosyltransferase rumi homolog, giving the protein MGLSPKNTPRTPSYLLLLVAALALTALFLYKVDSFISQTKTVAGHNLNPTPWHLFEPKTFSEDSRQIRAFKILHCSYLTCHSSNNTVPKRRRLHSSKSSEKCPEFFRWIHQDLKPWARTGISAAHLAEAQKYAAFRVVIVGGKLFVDLYYACVQSRAMFTIWGLLQLLKRYPGMVPDVDIMFDCMDKPRIHRAEHESMPLPLFRYCTTGEDYDIPFPDWSFWGWPETNIRPWDEEFHDVKRGSQRLSWSKKWPHAYWKGNPDVLSPIRTELLTCNDSKMWGAQIMRQNWEEEAKLGYEQSKLSNQCNYRYKIYAEGFAWSVSLKYILSCGSLSLIISPQYEDFFSRGLIPKKNYWPISPTNLCPSIKFAVDWGNAHPSKAKVIGKKAQNLMESLSMDRVYDYMFHLITEYSKLQDFKPVPPSSAQEVCPESLLCFADEKQRQFLEKSTVFPSQVPPCTLQHANSNLIKSWIEQKKKNIKDVEDMEKVKAERRAN; this is encoded by the exons ATGGGATTGTCCCCAAAGAACACTCCTCGCACGCCCTCCTATCTCCTCCTCCTTGTTGCTGCCTTGGCCCTCACCGCCCTCTTCCTTTACAAG GTAGACAGCTTCATTTCCCAAACCAAAACCGTCGCGGGCCACAACTTAAACCCAACGCCGTGGCACCTTTTCGAACCCAAGACCTTCAGTGAAGATAGCCGCCAAATCCGAGCCTTCAAGATCTTACATTGCTCTTACCTTACTTGTCACTCTAGCAATAACACAGTCCCCAAACGCCGCCGTTTACATTCCTCAAAATCCAGCGAGAAATGCCCAGAATTTTTCCGGTGGATCCATCAGGACCTCAAGCCCTGGGCTCGGACTGGGATCTCCGCGGCCCATTTGGCGGAGGCCCAGAAATACGCGGCTTTCCGGGTCGTGATCGTTGGTGGAAAGCTGTTCGTGGATTTGTACTACGCGTGTGTGCAAAGCCGAGCCATGTTTACTATATGGGGGTTGTTGCAGCTTCTCAAGAGGTATCCTGGGATGGTACCTGATGTGGATATTATGTTTGATTGCATGGATAAGCCTAGAATCCACCGGGCTGAGCATGAATCGATGCCGTTGCCGCTTTTTCGGTATTGTACCACTGGGGAGGACTATGACATTCCATTTCCTGATTGGTCTTTCTGGGGTTG GCCAGAGACAAATATAAGGCCCTGGGATGAAGAGTTCCATGATGTTAAACGAGGTTCTCAACGTCTAAGTTGGTCAAAGAAGTGGCCCCACGCATACTGGAAAGGAAATCCAGATGTTTTATCTCCTATCCGTACAGAGTTGCTGACATGTAATGACTCTAAGATGTGGGGAGCACAAATTATGCGTCAG AATTGggaagaagaagcaaaactTGGTTATGAGCAATCCAAACTATCGAATCAGTGTAATTACCG ATATAAAATTTATGCTGAAGGGTTTGCTTGGTCTGTGAGCTTGAAGTATATTCTATCATGTGGTTCTCTTTCCCTGATAATATCCCCACAATATGAAGATTTCTTCAGTCGTGGTCTCATTCCCAAAAAAAACTATTGGCCTATCTCTCCTACCAATTTATGCCCCTCAATAAAGTTTGCTGTTGACTGGGGTAATGCACACCCATCAAAG GCTAAGGTAATAGGCAAAAAAGCGCAGAATTTGATGGAATCCTTAAGTATGGATAGGGTCTATGATTACATGTTTCACCTCATCACGGAGTACTCAAAGCTGCAGGACTTCAAGCCAGTCCCACCATCTTCTGCTCAAGAAGTGTGTCCTGAATCACTGCTTTGCTTCGCTGATGAGAAGCAGAGGCAGTTCCTGGAAAAATCAACTGTCTTTCCTTCACAAGTACCACCATGCACCCTCCAGCATGCTAATAGTAATCTCATCAAGAGCTGGAttgaacagaaaaagaaaaacatcaaAGATGTGGAAGATATGGAGAAGGTGAAAGCAGAGAGACGTGCAAATTAG